The Populus nigra chromosome 14, ddPopNigr1.1, whole genome shotgun sequence genome has a segment encoding these proteins:
- the LOC133673091 gene encoding la-related protein 1C-like, with the protein MATLTNSNTITITAADHSPRHTIAADSISNSNQVGSPQSQRGFGKQVSPPWTRIVRGVESESSSNASTEAEQAAAVFVAEKESVESENNVSKRPVWNKPSTASNGLVEIGSVMGADSWPDLSESAARVSSLTKSSADSLKGLLFDGSSSSLSVSQGTEIASSSSQKQVSNTANPNSTPNNAVPARQKSMKRNGVNTASNGGTHSPGSQSAAGEGHLNNSSSRDHAQKSSQSRGSNDYPQQQRTSFRNRNGGLHSRGDGSHHHSYGGRRNDLDLANHDWNAHRNFSRDGHMQPLPRVAPRHMRHPPPPPPSPATSPFIAPLPVRPFGLVGFPDMGLPLYYVSPHPGSMRGVPIIAAPVPSHTVFSPSDPQLHIRILHQIDYYFSNENLVKDIYLRRNMDDQGWVPIKLIASFNKVSLLTDNIHVILDAIRTSSVVEVQGEKVRKRNDWMRWIMTTPVQFPNVSSPQYGEKSGHDMLAAHVQGISSQEMTTGHIKARSQVDIHSEDFLGRSLSGDLNSQSQLSSSEGIDEIRFHGGLNLPSSARN; encoded by the exons atggCAACCCTCACTAACTCGAACACGATCACCATCACCGCAGCCGATCACTCTCCTCGCCATACAATTGCCGCCGATAGCATCAGCAACAGCAATCAGGTGGGCAGTCCCCAATCGCAGCGGGGATTCGGTAAGCAGGTTTCTCCTCCATGGACACGAATCGTGCGTGGTGTTGAATCGGAATCTTCTTCTAATGCTTCAACGGAGGCGGAGCAAGCGGCTGCAGTTTTCGTGGCGGAGAAAGAGAGTGTGGAGAGTGAGAATAATGTGAGCAAGAGACCGGTATGGAACAAGCCATCTACGGCTAGTAATGGTCTTGTAGAGATTGGGAGTGTTATGGGGGCTGATTCTTGGCCTGATTTATCTGAGTCAGCTGCTAGGGTTTCTTCTTTGACAAAATCATCTGCGGATTCTTTAAAAGGTTTATTATTTGATGGATCATCATCTTCTCTCTCTGTTTCCCAG GGAACTGAGATTGCATCCTCATCTTCACAGAAACAAGTTAGCAATACTGCAAACCCTAATTCAACTCCAAACAATGCAGTACCAGCACGCCAGAAATCAATGAAGCGTAATGGCGTTAACACAGCTTCTAATGGTGGCACTCATTCACCAGGATCACAGAGCGCAGCCGGGGAAGGACATTTAAATAACTCTTCTTCTAGGGATCACGCACAAAAGAGTTCCCAATCCCGTGGCTCTAATGATTATCCTCAACAGCAGCGCACTTCATTTAGGAACCGTAATGGTGGGCTACATTCTCGAGGAGATGGTTCTCACCATCACAGTTATGGTGGCAGGCGAAATGATCTAGATCTCGCAAATCATGATTGGAATGCTCATCGAAATTTTAGCCGGGATGGTCACATGCAGCCATTACCAAGAGTTGCCCCAAGGCATATGAGGCATCCACCACCGCCTCCACCATCACCTGCTACCTCTCCGTTTATTGCTCCCCTACCAGTGCGGCCTTTTGGCCTTGTGGGTTTCCCTG ATATGGGATTGCCGTTGTATTATGTTTCTCCACATCCAGGTTCTATGAGAGGTGTGCCTATTATTGCAGCTCCAGTACCATCTCATACTGTTTTTTCCCCTTCAGATCCTCAGTTGCACATTAGGATATTGCATCAGATAGATTATTATTTCAG TAATGAAAATCTAGTCAAAGATATATACTTGCGGAGGAACATGGATGATCAAGGCTGGGTGCCTATTAAATTAATAGCAAGCTTCAACAAA GTTTCTCTTTTGACTGACAATATCCATGTTATACTGGATGCTATAAGAACTTCTAGTGTCGTCGAAGTGCAG GGTGAGAAGGTAAGGAAGCGAAATGATTGGATGAGGTGGATCATGACAACTCCTGTTCAGTTTCCTAATGTTTCAAGCCCTCAGTATGGTGAGAAGTCTGGACATGACATGCTGGCAGCCCATGTCCAAGGCATCTCTTCGCAGGAGATGACTACTGGCCACATCAAAGCAAGGAGTCAAGTAGATATTCATTCTGAAGATTTTCTTGGTAGATCATTGTCTGGGGATTTGAATAGCCAGTCACAGCTATCTAGCAGCGAAGGAATAGATGAAATAAGGTTTCATGGAGGTTTGAATCTTCCCAGTTCAGCAAGAAATTAA